The sequence below is a genomic window from Micromonospora aurantiaca ATCC 27029.
GGGCGTCGCACCCGGCGACACGGTCCTGTTCGGGTTCCGGCCGCAGGCGTTCGTCACCCGGGCGCTGACCGCCGGGGTCACCGGCGTGCGGTCGGGCGCCCCGGCCGTGGCCGGTGTGTACGCCGCCGACGGTTCGGCGCCGATCGGGCTGGACGACATCGACGCGGGCGACGGCCCCGGCACTGGTAACCAGGCGGCTCGCAGCGCAGGGAGGGCATGATGAGCACTGTCATCCACAAGGACGACGCGACCCGGGCGGGCGCCCCGCCGCTGCGGCTGAGCGGCATCCGCAAGCAGTTCGGCGGCGTGGTCGCGATCGAGCGCTTCGACCTGGAACTGGCCGCCGGGCAGATCACCGCGCTGGTCGGCGACAACGGCGCCGGCAAGTCCACCCTCGTGAAGATCATTTCGGGGGTGTACCAGCCCACCGAGGGTGAGCTGGAGATGCACGGGCGCCCGGTGACGTTCCGGGACGCCTCCGACGCCCGGCGGCAGGGAGTCGAGGTGGTCTACCAGGACCTGGCCCTGGCCGACTCGCAGCCGGTCTACATGAACATGTTCCTGGGCCGGGAGCTGACCCGCGGTCCGCTGCGCCTGCTCGACCGGCGCCGGATGGCCCGGGAGACGCAGGAGCTGGTGGACGCGCTGGACGTGCGCATCCCCAGCGCGAAGGCGACGATCCGGGACCTGTCCGGCGGGCAGCGGCAGGCGGTGGCGATCTGCCGCGCCACCCACTGGGCCAGCGGCCTGGTGCTGATGGACGAACCGACAGCGGCGCTGGGCGTGGCCGAGACCGCCAAGGTGGAGCAGCTGATCCTGAAGCTGCGGGAACGTGGTGCCGCCGTGCTCGTCGTCAGCCACAACCTGGACCAGGTGTTCCGCATCGCCGACCGGGTCGCGGTGCTGCGCCGGGGACGCCAGGTCGGCGTCCGCGACATCACCGGGACCAGTCGCAACGAGATCGTCTCGATGATCACCGGCGCGTCCGAGGAGACCGGCCGCCCCTGATCCGCGCGGACCGCCGCGCGCACGATGACCCCGGGTGTCCCTCCCGGGGTCATCGGCGTTTTCCGGCCCCGTTCGATCCGTCGTACGTAACGTTTCGGTGAACTCATGTGAACGCTGACACTGGGGTCATCCCGCACTTCGGGAGCGCTCTAATTTCACAGTGCGGGCGTGTTCAGTGAACACCGTTCACCCTATTGTTCACTCGTGCCTAATCCGGTAGAACACCAGGTAGGTCCGCAGCTC
It includes:
- a CDS encoding ATP-binding cassette domain-containing protein codes for the protein MSTVIHKDDATRAGAPPLRLSGIRKQFGGVVAIERFDLELAAGQITALVGDNGAGKSTLVKIISGVYQPTEGELEMHGRPVTFRDASDARRQGVEVVYQDLALADSQPVYMNMFLGRELTRGPLRLLDRRRMARETQELVDALDVRIPSAKATIRDLSGGQRQAVAICRATHWASGLVLMDEPTAALGVAETAKVEQLILKLRERGAAVLVVSHNLDQVFRIADRVAVLRRGRQVGVRDITGTSRNEIVSMITGASEETGRP